In Tubulanus polymorphus chromosome 2, tnTubPoly1.2, whole genome shotgun sequence, a single window of DNA contains:
- the LOC141900572 gene encoding phospholipid-transporting ATPase ABCA1-like produces MGFWLQLQVLLWKNFTLLRRQPVRVLLELIWPLLLFMILALVKSRGLVYQIDECHFDAKPMPSAGLMPFLQGMICTANNTCYKNMQVTERRGRDQEFNNAIFDRLFSDVETILANKTQTEEINRLLDDIETLQILSDQLNNGSTGNVKIDDLFSPDQIENIRKTLAKQNVSLSPRVVDAIAGSSIDPEKFLEYIERERLNRTISMVNATIWDYYRDLNAFDWNAESLRNYTCRRAKDNQFIIYRNTTEAQFVQDQLCNLTSDEFRTFVQDFRDNFDTLKALEQLGKFVTTNTGRAIRFSNETAQLWNDIAQAVFDLDSLEAVRDDLRDAMPSRNDSSRRRNSTRQFAEFFCGEDRDVFSTYSRDGDWSNVIDDEKEDETNNDGNDKQKNPEANKKSNDSRPMLDLNLSDPNFTCHDLQEALEAQRSTRLLWRQLKPFVLGRIPYTPDTPATRQIVEKANFTFQEIARIRTLAKDWLDYSPKLYKYFSENKNVDEARTLLAYCKEGKQMNGRTFSQNRVTKRVMRVCNTYSQWLYNGPRIKGRYDWRTSLEYTDRFMLQVYNLLKCFEVNKFEPKADEDTLVIDGLKYMENLTLWGGLVFDLSGTDNNTVPSNVRYKIRMDSDKVDSTKRFKVIDRSWSPGPRRRPATDMKYLSFGFGYLQDMIEHAIIKTHTDVEDTTGIVMQQFPYPCYLFDEFIRAISSSFPLFMILAWIYTVAMIIKGIVYEKEKRLKEVMKMMGLDNAVHWVAWFITCFLMMMISVVILIAVLKFGKVIRHTNSGVLFLFMTAFTIATIMQCFLISTLFSKANIAAACGGIIFFCFYLPYPMIQRFEEQMTGGQKASACLLSNVAFGIGANYIANYEQQGVGVQWSNIASSTILDDTFNFGTTILMMLIDAFIYGFLTWYLENVIPGQYGLPRPWYFPFTKTYWCGFTSSNDDSSLELGNRARDPDKFESEPSNFPVGLSIRNLKKVYSRGKKTAVDGLTINFYEDQITSFLGHNGAGKTTTMSILTGLFPPTSGTAMIYGKDIRHEMSDIRRSLGMCPQYNVLFDFLTVDEHLWFYARLKEGKNEKLNEEREQMIKDIGLPHKKNAQSRTLSGGMKRKLSVAIAFVAGSKCVILDEPTAGVDPYARRTIWDLLLKYRKGRTIILSTHHMDEADILGDRIAIISQGKLCCCGSSLFLKGQYGNGYYLTLVKNEFYNSDPTRPMSARSDRTVSDVKFETGGDIDDVKPDNRAEGSVEDDVNITSFIKRYVPQAQIVENHGMELCYQLPDDGQSTSAFEQLFQDLDDNLDVLGLSSYGISDTTLEEVFLKVADEVEVGMDDDKQEFVENLTDGGKFPQPVTRRSFRSRVLGRIQGMRFGSEKNLQLLDEEDTDSVTSLSIENEDCHGEGTTKVSGYQLLGRQFRALFLKRFHHTRRSKKGFVAEIILPAFFVLLAMIFAQIVPPFSELPPMEIHPWHMQTQTKVDHLNMFFSNDHPGYWRTEAYQKSLLSFNGIGTRCTEPAGQLSGYTCLQNKNQYKTTKWSDGRIMHSLNETVESPECSCETGFPQCPAGAGGPEAPKRLMPTGDYMYNMTGRNISDWLVKTNALFRGKRFGGVSFGEFNDIVKLNSSTLYDRLKRISTAANGGKSVMNRSESDDNVWDMVDEVIEGLEVRDIAKIWFNNKGYVASVAYMNIMNNAMLRALLPNTSDPNKFGITAVNHPMNYTEYQLSFEAEMSTVIDFLISICVIFAMAFVPASFVMFLIDERVSNSKHLQFVSGVNRYVYWVATYTWDIVNYLVPAFICVIIFVGFQNKAYVSPANAPVLICLLILYGWACIAMMYPTSFIFNIPSTAFVSLSCLNLFLGITSTLSTFILELFWDDKGLTRINDILKKVFLVLPQYCLGRGLVDMARNQVFSDTLARFGEESFVNQFEWDEVGKNMFCLFLQGVVFFVITLMIEHNCYCFKRKTRQSRGDIIPNEDDDVAKERQRVLSGEAKDDVMVLDNLTKVYSTRKGKHTAVDRLCLGVPKGQCFGLLGINGAGKTTTFKMLTGDLPVTGGDASVQGHSILSDLNQVHRNLGYCPQFDALFPLLTGRQHLYFYACLRGVPETDCAKVVKWAIERMGLTQYADKLAGDYSGGNKRKLSTAIALIGNPAIVFLDEPTTGMDPKARRFLWNCIIKMVKEGRSVILTSHSMEECEALCNRLAIMVNGNFKCIGSTQHLKNKFGDGYTISLRLAGHSPTLEPVITYMEDRFPTAVLKEEHHNMLQYHLPAANISLSYIFGAIERNRKNLHIEDYSVSQTTLDQVFIGFAKQQSDMLDEEFNEMTTQLSKSRKKVSLVNNRVAHLNGCFDMVAKSKKPENGWIKGKKMRTTMTNHEPSVKATNSNSDNYYSGEPWNGHLQNFQFEDDAESTTGSTLNLIRQGSTRSQMTNEPDDQGLAGRQLSDYPSLVTSDNGPADNSNFPAVETRQHPTDRGITPIEAGDSNC; encoded by the exons ATGGGGTTTTGGCTGCAATTGCAAGTACTGTTGTGGAAGAACTTCACTCTCCTTCGCAGGCAACCA GTGAGAGTTCTTCTGGAGTTGATATGGCCACTTTTGCTGTTCATGATTTTGGCGTTAGTGAAATCTCGTGGACTCGTCTATCAAATTGATGAAT GCCATTTTGACGCGAAACCGATGCCGTCTGCTGGCCTCATGCCATTTTTACAAGGGATGATATGCACCGCGAATAACACCTGCTATAAAAATATGCAGGTGACCGAAAGAAGAGGCCGAGACCAGGAATTTAACAATGCAAT ATTCGATCGGCTTTTTTCGGATGTCGAGACAATATTGGCGAACAAAACGCAAACGGAAGAAATCAACCGACTTTTGGATGACATCGAAACATTGCAGATTCTGTCCGATCAATTGAATAATGGCTCAACTG GAAACgtgaaaattgatgatttgttCTCGCCCgatcaaatagaaaatatcagaaaaactTTGGCCAAGCAGAATGTGAGCCTTAGTCCGCGAGTCGTCGATGCCATTGCCGGGTCATCTATCGATCCTGAAAAG ttcCTCGAATACATTGAACGCGAACGGCTGAATAGGACTATATCCATGGTGAATGCCACGATATGGGATTATTACCGGGACTTGAACGCATTCGACTGGAATGCCGAGTCTCTGCGGAATTACACGTGCCGTCGCGCGAAAGATAATCAGTTCATCATCTATAGAAATACGACCGAAGCTCAGTTCGTTCAAGATCAGCTGTGCAACTTAACGTCGGATGAATTTCGAACGTTTGTCCAAGATTTCCGCGATAATTTCGACACGTTAAAAGCCTTGGAGCAG TTAGGGAAATTTGTCACCACTAACACTGGAAGAGCAATAAGGTTCAGTAATGAGACGGCTCAACTATGGAATGACATCGCGCAAGCG GTTTTTGATCTGGATAGTCTCGAAGCTGTGCGCGATGATCTCAGAGACGCGATGCCTTCGCGTAATGACTCGTCACGACGTCGCAACTCGACAAGGCAATTTGCCGAGTTTTTTTGCGGAGAAGATCGCGATGTGTTTTCTACGTATTCGCGCGATGGCGACTGGTCTAATGTAATCGACGATGAGAAAGAGGACGAAACCAATAATGATGGGAATGATAAACAGAAAAATCCAGAGGCAAATAAAAAAAGTAACGATTCTCGACCGATGCTTGATTTGAACTTATCAGATCCGA ATTTCACGTGTCATGATTTGCAAGAGGCTTTGGAAGCTCAGAGAAGCACTCGTCTGCTTTGGAGACAACTGAAGCCATTCGTACTTGGTAGGATACCGTACACCCCTGATACTCCAGCTACCAGGCAAATCGTTGAAAAG GCAAACTTTACCTTCCAAGAAATTGCGAGAATACGTACTTTAGCAAAAGATTGGTTGGACTACTCGCCgaaattgtataaatactTCAGTGAAAACAAAAATGTGGACGAAGCAAGG ACGTTATTGGCGTATTGTAAAGAGGGTAAACAGATGAATGGACGAACCTTCAGTCAAAATCGCGTAACTAAGAGAGTCATGCGAGTTTGTAACACCTACAGCCAATGGTTGTATAATGGACCACGTATTAAAGGCAGATATGACTGGAGAACGTCGCTGGAGTACACAGATAGATTTATGCTTCAAGTTTACAATTTGTTAAAG tgtttcgaagtgaataaatttgaaccgAAAGCTGATGAAGACACTCTTGTCATCGATGGTTTAAAATACATGGAAAATCTGACTTTGTGGGGAG GGTTGGTATTCGATTTGTCCGGAACCGATAACAATACTGTACCGTCAAATGTCAGATATAAGATCCGGATGGATTCTGACAAAGTTGACAGCACGAAGAGATTCAAAGTAATCGATAG ATCATGGTCACCGGGACCACGGCGGCGGCCGGCTACCGATATGAAATATCTCTCGTTTGGATTCGGCTATCTACAAGACATGATCGAACACGCGATCATCAAAACACACACTGATGTAGAAGATACGACCGGTATAGTCATGCAACAATTCCCATATCCGTGTTACCTCTTTGATGA GTTCATCCGAGCTATATCCAGTAGTTTTCCACTGTTCATGATACTGGCGTGGATATACACGGTGGCGATGATCATTAAAGGTATCGTTTACGAGAAAGAAAAACGTTTGAAGGAGGTGATGAAAATGATGGGTTTAGATAACGCGGTTCACTGGGTTGCGTGGTTCATCACGTGTTtcttgatgatgatgatttcggTCGTCATACTCATTGCTGTTCTCAAA TTTGGAAAGGTCATACGCCACACGAACAGCGGTGTTTTATTCTTATTCATGACGGCGTTCACGATAGCGACGATTATGCAGTGTTTCCTCATCAGTACATTATTTTCCAAGGCGAACATCGCCGCGGCATGCGGCGGCATCATATTCTTCTGCTTTTATTTGCCGTACCCGATGATCCAGAGATTCGAGGAACAAATGACTGGTGGTCAAAAGGCTTCAGCA TGTCTTCTGTCGAACGTCGCGTTTGGAATCGGTGCAAATTATATCGCGAATTACGAACAGCAAGGCGTCGGTGTACAGTGGAGTAATATCGCTTCCAGTACGATACTGGACGATACGTTCAACTTCGGAACGACAATTTTGATGATGTTAATCGACGCGTTTATCTATGGTTTTCTGACGTGGTATTTAGAAAATGTCATTCCAG GGCAATATGGATTGCCTAGACCATGGTATTTCCCATTTACCAAAACTTACTGGTGCGGGTTTACTAGTAGTAATGATGATAGTTCTTTGGAACTTGGAAATCGAGCGCGAG atCCGGATAAATTTGAGTCAGAGCCGAGTAATTTTCCAGTTGGATTGTCTATCCGAAACCTGAAGAAAGTTTACTCGAGAGGAAAGAAAACAGCCGTGGATGGTTTAACCATAAACTTCTACGAAGACCAAATCACCTCTTTCCTCGGTCATAACGGCGCTGGCAAGACAACTACTAT gTCAATACTGACAGGGTTGTTTCCGCCTACGAGTGGTACGGCAATGATCTACGGAAAAGATATTCGCCATGAGATGTCTGATATTCGTAGAAGCCTAGGGATGTGTCCTCAGTACAATGTCTTATTTGATTT CTTGACCGTAGATGAACACTTATGGTTCTACGCGCGTTTGAAAGAGGGAAAGAACGAAAAGCTAAACGAAGAAAGGGAACAGATGATTAAAGATATCGGATTACCCCATAAAAAGAACGCTCAAAGTAGAACGCTTTCTGGTggaatgaaaagaaaactgTCGGTGGCGATAGCGTTTGTTGCTGGATCAAAATGCGTTATCCTGGATGAGCCAACGGCTGGAGTTGATCCTTATGCACGACGTACAATATGGGATCTCTTACTGAAATATCGTAAAG GTCGTACAATCATCCTGTCAACCCATCACATGGACGAAGCAGATATACTCGGTGACAGAATCGCTATCATATCTCAGGGTAAATTATGCTGTTGCGGATCGAGTTTGTTCCTGAAGGGACAGTACGGCAATGGATATTATTTGACCTTGGTTAAGAATGAATTCTACAATTCCGACCCGACGCGACCGATGAGTGCTCGTAGCGATCGTACAGTCTCTGATGTGAAG TTTGAAACTGGAGGTGACATCGATGACGTGAAACCAG ATAACAGAGCTGAAGGATCGGTCGAGGACGATGTTAATATCACTTCGTTCATCAAACGCTACGTCCCGCAAGCACAGATCGTCGAGAATCACGGAATGGAATTGTGTTATCAGTTGCCCGACGACGGCCAGTCGACGTCCGCTTTCGAACAGTTGTTTCAGGATCTCGACGACAATCTCGATGTTCTGGGATTATCGAGCTATGGAATTTCCGACACAACACTTGAAGAG GTATTCCTGAAAGTAGCTGACGAGGTGGAAGTTGGAATGGATGATGATAAACAAgaatttgttgaaaatctgACTGAtg gTGGAAAGTTCCCTCAACCCGTAACGAGGCGAAGTTTCCGTAGTCGGGTTTTAGGGCGCATTCAAGGCATGCGATTCGGCAGTGAGAAAAACTTGCAATTGTTAGACGAAGAGGATACTg ATTCTGTCACGTCTTTATCGATTGAGAACGAAGACTGCCATGGCGAAGGAACGACGAAAGTAAGCGGATATCAGTTGCTCGGACGTCAGTTTAGAGCTCTGTTTTTGAAAAGATTCCACCATACTCGTCGCAGCAAGAAAGGATTTGTGGCTGAG ATCATTTTACCTGCTTTCTTCGTTTTGCTGGCTATGATATTTGCTCAGATTGTACCTCCATTCTCTGAGTTGCCTCCGATGGAAATTCACCCCTGGCACATGCAGACCCAAACCAAAGTTGACCATcttaatatgtttttcag TAACGACCATCCAGGCTATTGGAGGACAGAGGCGTATCAGAAATCTCTTTTATCATTTAATGGAATTGGCACTCGATGCACTGAACCAGCTGGCCAACTAAG TGGTTACACCTGtctacaaaacaaaaaccaGTACAAGACTACGAAATGGAGTGATGGACGAATCATGCACAGTCTTAATGAAACAGTTGAATCACCAGAATGTTCTTGCGAAACTGGATTCCCGCAGTGTCCAGCGGGAGCTGGGGGACCTGAAGCCCCGAAAAGACTTATGCCAACTGGCGACTACATGTACAACATGACCGGTCGAAACATATCCGATTGGTTGGTGAAAACTAATGCTCTATTTCGTGGCAAACG GTTTGGTGGTGTATCGTTCGGGGAATTTAATGACATCGTCAAGCTGAATAGTAGTACGCTGTACGATCGTTTGAAGCGCATTTCTACCGCAGCCAATGGCGGTAAAAGCGTTATGAACCGTTCAGAAAGTGATGATAACGTCTGGGATATGGTTGATGAAGTTATCGAAGGACTTGAAGTCCGAGATATTGCCAAG ATTTGGTTCAACAATAAAGGTTATGTGGCTTCGGTGGCGTACATGAATATAATGAACAACGCAATGTTACGTGCTTTGTTGCCGAACACCAGTGATCCGAATAAATTTGGAATAACGGCTGTGAATCATCCCATGAACTACACCGAGTATCAACTATCATTCGAGGCTGA aatGTCTACTGTGATTGATTTTCTGATATCTATTTGCGTAATCTTCGCCATGGCGTTCGTGCCGGCGAGTTTCGTTATGTTCCTCATCGATGAACGCGTTTCGAATTCGAAACATCTTCAGTTTGTCAGCGGAGTGAATCGCTATGTCTACTGGGTGGCTACATATACCTGGGATATC GTAAACTATCTTGTCCCAGCGTTCATCTGTGTCATCATTTTCGttggatttcaaaataaagcATACGTATCGCCTGCTAATGCTCCTGTTTTGATCTGTTTACTTATTCTTTATGG CTGGGCCTGTATTGCGATGATGTACCCGACGAGTTTCATATTTAACATTCCCAGTACGGCATTCGTGTCTTTATCATGTCTGAACCTGTTCCTCGGTATAACATCTACTCTATCGACGTTCATTCTCGAACTTTTCTGGGATGATAAG GGGCTGACTAGGATAAATGATATACTGAAGAAAGTATTCCTGGTCTTACCTCAGTATTGTCTTGGTCGAGGACTAGTTGACATGGCTCGTAATCAAGTTTTCTCTGATACACTCGCTCGATTCG GTGAAGAAAGTTTTGTGAACCAGTTTGAGTGGGATGAAGTTGGCAAGAACATGTTTTGTTTATTCCTTCAAGGAGTTGTTTTCTTCGTGATCACATTAATGATTGAACACAATTGCTACTGTTTCAAAAG aaaaacGCGACAGTCTCGTGGTGACATTATTCCTAATGAAGACGATGATGTTGCCAAAGAACGACAGAGAGTTCTATCTGGTGAAGCAAAAGATGATGTCATGGTTCTAGATAATCTAACAAAG GTATATTCAACACGAAAAGGCAAGCACACGGCAGTGGATAGACTGTGTTTGGGTGTCCCCAAGGGCCAATGTTTTGGTCTATTGGGTATCAACGGTGCTGGCAAAACGACCACTTTTAAAATGTTAACTGGTGATCTTCCAGTTACTGGTGGTGATGCCAGTGTCCAAGGACACAG TATACTTTCCGATCTCAACCAAGTACATCGTAATCTTGGATATTGTCCTCAGTTTGATGCATTGTTTCCGTTACTGACTGGACGACAACATCTCTATTTCTATGCCTGCCTTCGAGGTGTGCCTGAAACTGACTGTGCTAAG GTGGTAAAATGGGCAATTGAAAGGATGGGACTAACGCAGTACGCTGATAAATTGGCTGGAGATTATTCAGGTGGAAACAAAAGGAAACTTTCTACAGCTATTGCCCTTATAGGAAACCCGGCTATTGTTTTCTTG gATGAACCGACTACTGGGATGGATCCGAAAGCGAGACGATTCTTGTGGAATTGCATCATCAAAATGGTGAAAGAGGGACGCTCTGTTATCCTTACGTCCcacag TATGGAAGAATGTGAAGCACTTTGCAATAGACTTGCGATAATGGTTAATGGTAATTTCAAGTGCATAGGAAGCACACAGCATCTGAAAAACAA GTTTGGCGATGGCTACACAATCAGCCTACGTCTAGCTGGACATTCACCTACTCTTGAACCAGTGATCACGTACATGGAAGACAGATTTCCAACGGCCGTTTTGAAAGAAGAACACCATAACATGTTACAGTACCATTTACCAGCGGCGAATATATCGTTGAGCTACATATTTGGCGCCATCGAAC